Part of the Ursus arctos isolate Adak ecotype North America unplaced genomic scaffold, UrsArc2.0 scaffold_1, whole genome shotgun sequence genome, CTGAGGCTGGCAGCAGGTCTGAGGGCAGATGGGAGCAAGTACAGAGGATCCAATTATTCTCCTCCTTGATGTATACACTTAAGGTCTTCATAACTCAACCCATTTCCCTCAGAGGGAATTGGTGACCTCACTAGCTCAGGTATACAAAAGGTGAGATTTTTAGTCTTTCATTGGAAAGTAGCAAAAGacaaacctctttttttttttttttatgtgactaTACAAAAGCTTTCATTCATTTGTACTAGAAGTTGGGCCCACTGCCACTAGGGAACCCAGTgcccagaaaaagacaaacctcTTAACAGGAAAACTGACCCTAGTTACTTCTGACACAGATTCAAGGtacaaatctttaatttttttccctctgaatagGGAAAGTAGCTTGGGCTTACACCCATCAGATGAGCAGGAAGTCCGGGACCTCCCTGGAATCGTCCTCTATGAGAGGGTGCCCATCTCAACACCAAGAGAAGCCCTGAATCAGATCCCTCAGCCACTGTCCTTGCTTCTCTCTGCCACACGATGGCACTGTTGGCAACCTCCAGGTGAATTGTGTCAGGCCCGGCTCAGGTGGTGGTAAACCTTCCTGAGAAGACAACCCCAAAATGCCACACCCGACCAAGAGTGCCCCGTGCACAGGTTCCCAGGGTCACAGCAGGACCCCCAACAGCACACATTCCTCCAGCACCGCAGCCCCAGGGTGCTGTCAGCACTGGTCTCCTCTCTGGGTGACGTGGAACTCTCCCCAGGAAGTCACACCCACAAGGGGCCAGCTTCCTGTGAAACCACAGGGTGTCCCTACACACTCTCCCCAGGCCATCAGGGCTACACACCCTCCTTCAAGCAATGATGAATCTGTGAGGGATGCACTGGGCTGCAAGGAACAGAAACCCAAAGAACCGTGGTTCAAACCGATAGGGCTTCCTCTTTGTTGCGTAATATGATCCTGATTCAGCAGTTGCCACATTGGCTCAGCTGTCCCACAAGGCGATTGAgacccaggctctctgctctctgcccagccctccctccttAGCATGTTGGCTCTGTCCTCATGCTTGTCGCCTCATGCTGTGTGCAAGCTGACTGCCACAGAGCCGCGCTGCTCATCTGTGTTCAAGGCAGGAAAGAAGCCAGCCATTCCTGACCCCTTTCATCAGGAGGCAAAGGCTCTCTCCTGAAGCCCTTCAGCTGACTTCTATAGACATCCCACAGGTCGAGATGTTATCACATGGCCGCCATTATCTGCAAGGGGGCCTGGGAAACGAACATTCCACTTTTCCAGTCTCCAGAAAACAAAGTGACAAAAGGCAAGTAGCTGTTGGGCACAAATGAAGCCGGCAGAAGATTTTCTCTTAATGGTTCCACACCTCCCCCTTTAGCCCCTCCAGGgcagccccacccctcctcagGTGACCCCCTCCTGAGAACACCGAGGagactctgcctctctcccacagcaggagagaaggggaaaacaCAGGAGTTGGAATCTCTTCATATGGGGAAGTAGCATAATTCATACCAGAGGGAAGTCACGCTCCACAACCTTCCTTTACCCTCCCAGACTtgcagagaaggggaaagggaaagtcAGAAATGTCGGAACACCGGCCAAACCACCATTGGctggggcagtggggtgggggtgaataTGCGGTCCATTATTTAGCAGGAGCCATTAATGGGCTTGCCAAAGTGTGCTTGGAGGAAACTAGAGAGGGGGAGAGGTCCTGCTCTGGGGAGCACCAAAGGGCAaactggggagaaggggagctGGCTTTGTAAACTCCAGGAAAAGGGGGCTATACACCTAGACGCTTGGCGGTGAGTGTGATGTTTGAGGGTGGGCCCTGGAGCAGGACTGAACACAAGGACAGAAGTAGATGAGTGGGGAAGGCCGGTGCCACCACGCTGTCTCCCTGACCCCAAAGTCCTGGTGAGGACAGACAAGAGGGACTTAGGGCTGTGGAGGGCTGGGGTCTGAGCCAACCTCACATGGATCTCCGAGGACAGGGAGCAGGCTGATTTCCAGTTTACTGACACATCATTTGTTTAAGGGGAGGGGGACAGGTCCTCAAATGGTGCTTTTCCTCCAACCCTTGGACGCCTTCACCACCCAGTTCCCCCGGATGCCCAAGGGTGTGTAGCACTTATGGGAATCTGCGTTTTTTGTCTTGCAAACTTACTGGGACATCCTGACCTGTCTGCTCAGAGTAAATGGTCAAAAGACAGATAGCCTGAGCCCACGGCCACAGCTGGCAGCAGGGCGCTCAGCTCCTAGaccagcctcagccccaccctTCCCCGACCTCAAACTACGAAGTGGATGGAGCGTGTTTTCTGGCCCTTCTGGGTCCCCTCACCTGACTCTCTCGGGACCACAACCTTGACCTTATCTGCCTGCCCTACTGAACAGTGACTTCCTGTGAGCCACGCAGGCTTACCCCTGCCTCCCTCGCAATCCCCCGCTGTCTGCCGGGTCTGGGGCCTGCTACATGCTGGGGACTCCCTaagtttgtgaatttttttctaagattttatatatatttttttttgagaaagagagtgtgtgcatgcacacgcgtgcacgttgggggaggggcgagggagaagcagacccctagatcatgacctgagccaaaagcagacgcttaaccgactgagccacccgggtgcccaaGTTTAtagataatttaagaaatactgaGGCCACACTGAGGAGCCCCTATTTAGGAGTTGTTCTGTTCCCAAGAGCCCTAACTTCCAGATCTTCTTCAGCCCTCCTTCCTTCAAAGCTGACCAGGCCTGTGTGCCATGCCTCAGAGCCTGGGAGGACCCCAAATGGGCACCCTAATTGGCATTAAGGTatcagcctgaggaacagagtgTATCTCTCTCACAGGCTTTACCTCCAGGGTCTTGGCCCAGTGGAGTAACCCATGAAGATGTTAGGCTGATGGGACAGGTTTGTGGTCCTCAACCATGTCACAGAGAAACTCAGGGACAGAACACGCCTCCATACCTCCCCAAATCCTGACCCCCTGGAGGAAATAGAAGGAGAGAGCCCAATTCAGGGCCCTTCctcacaccctccctcccccatctctctgtcCCTGGCTGTGTCTTCAGCTCCCCAGACGGAAGGAACAGGGGCTGGGACAGTGGAATCAGAGAGTGGGGACGGAGGCCGGGCTGTCTCTATTGGGGCAGATGGggcccctctgtcccctccccagcccaggtaACCTGAGCCTGGCATTTTGTCCGTCTTGGAACAGCTGACAGTGCTGTGGTCAGACAgctggtggggctgggctggcctggctggggtgggagcaTGGGCTGTTACATGAGACCCAGAGTCTACATCTCTCTACCCTGAGCTGGGGAGCTGTCGTCCCACCCGTCACTGCAGAGGGCTGTGGCACCATGCTCAGGGGCCAGGgactcctgctcctcctgctgctgTTGGCTGTCTGCTTGGGTGTGGACACAGGGGATCAGGAGCCTGGGGAGGCCTGGAGGAGAGATCCAAGGCCTCAGGGGACAGAGGGTCTGGAGGGTTCCTGAAGCCTGCCCCCACACCCAGCGCCCTACTTCTCCACATCACACCCTCTTGtggcctccccctctccctgccccaaagCCCGTGTAAACAGGCTCAGTGCTGTCTGTTGCAGGAGCTGAGGGCCGGAACCAGGAGGAACGTCTGCTCGGGGACCTGATGAACAACTACAACCCGCACCTGAGGCCCGCTGAGCGCGACTCGGACGTGGTCAATGTCAGCCTGAAGCTCACCCTCACCAACCTCATCTCGCTGGTGAGCCACAGGCCTGCAGGacagtgggagagacagagggcCAGTGTATCCCGCCCCTGGGACCTGCTGGGGAGAGTCAGGGGCTGGCTCTAGCAGCCAGGAGGGGGAAGGACTCCACAGGGGAGTGGCCGGGGAGCTGGAAAACTCCCATGAGGGCTGCCCAAGAGGCTGGGGTCCTGTAGCACCCAACGGGGGGCCTATAGGGACTAACATCTGGAGAGCAAGTGATGGGGGTTCAGCCCTCTGTTCTGCACCCCTAGAATGAGCGAGAGGAGGCCCTCACCACCAATGTCTGGATAGAGATGGTAAGAGGCCACCCTGAAGTCCTTTTCTATCGGGGCCCCCAACCTCAGGTCCCAAGGCTCTTAGAGCTGCCTGCctttcccccgccccctccccgcctcttCTGACCCCCCTGGGCTAGGCTCCtattcctgggggtgggggtggggggtgactcGGCAGAGAGCAGGGCCTGGCAACCCCACTCCCCCTGCAGCAGTGGTGTGATTATCGCCTGCGCTGGGACCCACAAGACTACGAAGGCCTGTGGGTGCTAAGGGTGCCGTCCACCATGGTGTGGCGGCCGGATGTCGTTCTGGAGAACAAGTGAGGAGGGGTGCAGGCAGGGGTGAGGCGGGCACAAAAGGACACAAGGGCAGGGCCCCGTATGACAAGGGGGCTCTGGGGAAAGGGACGGGTGAACAGAAGGTGGAGAGCGGGGAACACTGGCCGGAGCAGCTGTTGCTGAGGGTAGGGCGGGGCCGGCAGACCTGATTCTCGGCCTGGCTCCATATCCTCTGGGCCGGGTCGTCTGGTGGGCTGCTGCCCTCCTCGGGCCTGGGGATGAGGGCGGCTTCCTCAGAAGCTGTCAGGAGTCACTGGGCATGGAGTGCTGCACTCGGGTGCCCCCGGGCCTTTGCAACAGCTGAAGAGATGGTAGTACCGTTGTGACCAGGCCCTGGTGGTGAGGGGACGGGGCAGAGGAAGCCTGCAGGCAGGTGCGATGGGGGGCCCTCCGGCGGGGAGGTAGTGGACCCTGTGGCCATGAGGGGCTGGTGTCCCCAGGCCCCATCCACGCAGGGCAAGGGCTGACCTGGGGTGTGGGACTCGGGCGAGCCGGGGCTGCCGGGGACGTGAGCCCCCAGCCTCGGGGCCTGGCCTGTGCGTAGCGTGGACGGCGTGTTCGAGGTGGCCCTCTACTGCAACGTGCTGGTATCTCCCGATGGCTGCGTCTACTGGCTGCCACCTGCCATCTTCCGCTCCGCCTGCCCGGTCTCTGTCACCTACTTCCCCTTCGACTGGCAGAACTGCTCCCTCGTCTTCCAGTGAGGCCATTTactggggggggagaggggagggagctgccctTAGAGGAGTCTGGCTGGGGGGGACATAAGGCTTCTCGCCAGGGGCCCGGCCCCGTCTTTTGGGGGGCCTCTGTGCCCATCTCAGGCCCAGACACCCGAAGAGGCCCACGTCCCTCCCTGCTAAGCCACAGTCCTCTCACtcatcctccttccctgcctcagtttccctgcctgtGCCCCAAGGGAGGAATTAATGACCGGGGTGAGTGAGCAAGGAGGCACACACGAGTGTCACCCCACACCCCATGGAGAGGAGGAGCctgtctcagtctcctcatccaGAAATGGGGGAACAGAGGTCTGTGTGAGGGTTTTCCCATAATTTAGAGGAGCGGTCTTTTCACAAGGAGACCCTCCTTAACAAACAGACCAGACAGGGACAGACGGTGTTTTCTGTGTTCTAACCCTTGGCCCCTCCTGCCTCGGAGGCAGTGGAAGGGAGGAACGGAGTGTCCCCTGGGCTCTTAACATCTGGTGACGGTACTGAGCTGCGGCCTCCCGGCCCCTCCGCAAAAACTTCCCTGACCCCCAGGGAGCCCAAGTCCCCTTCCCGCCCCCCATCTCACGGTCAGGGTTCTATGGAGAATTCCAGGGAATTCCTGGCTGCACTTTTTAGAGGCAATGCTGCCCACAGTTGCCCTCAGATGATCGTCTGCGTGACCTCGGCGGTGGCTCTCCACACATTCAAGTGTATCCCCCGTCCTCCCCATCTCCCAGGTCCCAGACCTACAGCACCAATGAGATCAACCTGCAGCTCAGCCAGGAAGATGGTCAGACCATTGAGTGGATCTTCATCGACCCCGAGGCCTTCACAGGTAACCTCCTCCCAGGACCGCTGCCGGACCTGGCCTCCAGGGCAGGGCCAGATGAAGATCAGACCCCTTCCCATGTAACTCAAGATGAAAACTACAGTAAaccataaaaaatatatctttaaaggCCCAGCACAGTTCTCCTTTGCCCATGCTAATGTCTCCAGTTTGGGTGGGAGAGGGATCGGGTATCCAGTCTCCCTGGACGCTGCTCTTTGGGCCCATGCCGGCCACCCTGCAGCTAGGTCACAGGGGCTGCAGGGATCTGCCTGGCCTGCGCTCCCTGTGCCCACCCTGCCTGCTGCCCGCAGAGAATGGGGAGTGGGCCATCCGGCACCGGCCGGCCAAGATGCTGCTGGATGAGGCGGCCCCGGCCGAGGAGGCGGGCCACCAGAAGGTGGTCTTCTACCTGCTCATCCAGCGCAAGCCCCTCTTCTATGTCATCAACATCATCGCGCCCTGCGTCCTCATCTCCTCGGTCGCCATCCTCATCTACTTCCTTCCTGCCAAGGGTACCTGGAGCCCGTGCGAGGGGAGCCCTGGCCCCAGGTGGCCGCACAGGGACTAGCTGGGAGGGCACAGGGTTGGGGCGGCCCACACAACACCACCTGTCCCGGGCACCAGGGCCATTGGGCTCCTTGTGGGGTGGAGGAGGTGCCCCACGGCAGGGAAGTTGAGATCGGCTCTGAAGGCCTCTTGGTTATGGGTAGCGGGCGGCCAGAAGTGTACTGTCGCCATCAACGTGCTCCTGGCCCAGACTGTCTTCCTTTTCCTCGTGGCCAAGAAGGTGCCCGAGACCTCCCAGGCAGTGCCACTTATCAGCAAGTAAGGCTGGCCCTCACGCCTaccacccacctcctcccccccttctccAGAACTCGGGGCACTACTTTCctgccactcccacccccacccccctcaatACTAACCCCTCACCCTAAGGAATTGGGGGGAATCAGCTGCTA contains:
- the CHRNG gene encoding acetylcholine receptor subunit gamma yields the protein MLRGQGLLLLLLLLAVCLGAEGRNQEERLLGDLMNNYNPHLRPAERDSDVVNVSLKLTLTNLISLNEREEALTTNVWIEMQWCDYRLRWDPQDYEGLWVLRVPSTMVWRPDVVLENNVDGVFEVALYCNVLVSPDGCVYWLPPAIFRSACPVSVTYFPFDWQNCSLVFQSQTYSTNEINLQLSQEDGQTIEWIFIDPEAFTENGEWAIRHRPAKMLLDEAAPAEEAGHQKVVFYLLIQRKPLFYVINIIAPCVLISSVAILIYFLPAKAGGQKCTVAINVLLAQTVFLFLVAKKVPETSQAVPLISKYLTFLLAVTILIVVNAVVVLNVSLRSPHTHSMARGVRKVFLRLLPQLLRMHVRPLAPVAVQDTGRQLQNGSASGWSLTAGEDVALCLPRSELLFRQWQRNGLVRAALEKLEKGPEPGQSQELCGSLKQAAPAIQASVEACNLIALARHQQSHFDSGSEEWFLVGRVLDRVCFLAMLSLFVCGTAGIFLMAHYNQVPALPFPGDPRSYLPSPD